From Perognathus longimembris pacificus isolate PPM17 chromosome 4, ASM2315922v1, whole genome shotgun sequence, one genomic window encodes:
- the Nppc gene encoding C-type natriuretic peptide — MHLSQLLACALLLTLLSLWPSEAKPGAPPKVPRTPPGEEPAEPQASGGGQKKGDKTPGGGGGGSAHLKGDRSRLLRDLRVDTKSRAAWARLLHEHPNARKYKGANKKGLSKGCFGLKLDRIGSMSGLGC; from the exons ATGCACCTCTCCCAGCTGCTCGCCTGCGCCCTGCTGCTCACGCTGCTGTCGCTCTGGCCCTCGGAGGCCAAGCCCGGGGCGCCCCCAAAG GTCCCGCGAACCCCGCCCGGGGAGGAGCCGGCCGAGCCCCAGGCTTCGGGCGGCGGTCAGAAAAAGGGCGACAAGactcccggcggcggcggcggcggcagcgcccACCTCAAGGGCGACCGGTCTCGGCTGCTCCGGGACCTGCGGGTGGACACCAAGTCGCGGGCGGCGTGGGCGCGCCTGCTGCACGAGCACCCCAACGCGCGCAAGTACAAAGGCGCCAACAAGAAGGGCTTGTCCAAAGGCTGCTTCGGCCTCAAGCTGGACCGGATCGGCTCCATGAGCGGCCTGGGATGCTAG